In a single window of the Methanofollis ethanolicus genome:
- a CDS encoding COG1361 family protein — protein sequence MHRTGLALIIGLILLVCAAPAASAIETLEETTDKSVSQASVSVTKTTVEPGTLMPGDIAAVSIEVTNNGATAVLVTRTFLRDAMIPSIGEQTSGGIISAGAKQTFTYTVKADTNTHTGTYYPWYYMEFREGGSLSTHIPVQVDETPATVLVTSRPDSFVEGKKEHIKLVIGNPRSSPISGVSVVPFGDGIEAVQTGHFAGSIPPSGTANLTFDVTPTKETTLGFEVTYRTGMNTHTTRTEIPVVFGDAKTMAHLVVNNIEVKGGFGSYSISGDVTNAGLTTARGVLVTTGAPAVPENPYPEYVLGSLEADDLSSFDLNCRVENATQIPLLISFRDADGTLYTQSTTVSLDKAGGYVQKKAPEGAENAESGLPLPVIAILGVLAVLACGLIVKKTGLVDDLRNSRRP from the coding sequence ATGCATCGTACAGGCCTTGCCCTTATCATCGGGCTGATCCTTCTCGTCTGCGCCGCACCTGCTGCGTCCGCTATCGAGACCCTGGAAGAAACGACGGACAAATCTGTGTCGCAGGCGTCGGTTTCGGTTACGAAGACCACCGTCGAACCCGGAACCCTCATGCCCGGTGACATCGCCGCCGTCAGCATCGAGGTGACCAATAACGGCGCCACGGCCGTCCTGGTCACGCGCACCTTCCTGCGGGACGCAATGATCCCCTCCATCGGCGAACAAACCTCCGGAGGCATCATCAGTGCCGGTGCAAAGCAGACTTTCACCTACACCGTGAAGGCCGACACAAACACCCACACCGGCACCTACTACCCCTGGTACTACATGGAGTTCCGCGAGGGAGGTAGCCTGAGCACCCATATCCCGGTCCAGGTCGACGAGACCCCGGCCACTGTCCTTGTCACCTCCCGCCCCGACTCCTTTGTCGAGGGCAAGAAGGAACACATCAAGCTGGTCATCGGCAACCCCCGCTCCTCCCCGATCAGCGGCGTCTCGGTCGTGCCTTTCGGCGACGGGATCGAGGCGGTCCAGACCGGCCACTTTGCCGGTTCCATCCCGCCCTCGGGCACTGCCAACCTCACCTTCGATGTGACCCCCACGAAGGAGACCACCCTCGGGTTTGAGGTCACCTACCGCACCGGCATGAACACCCACACCACGCGCACCGAGATCCCTGTTGTCTTTGGCGACGCCAAGACGATGGCCCACCTTGTCGTGAACAACATCGAGGTAAAGGGCGGGTTCGGTTCGTACTCGATCAGCGGCGACGTCACCAATGCCGGCCTCACCACCGCCCGCGGCGTCCTCGTCACCACAGGCGCCCCGGCCGTGCCCGAGAACCCGTACCCCGAGTATGTCCTCGGCAGTCTTGAGGCCGACGATCTGTCGAGCTTCGACCTCAACTGCCGTGTCGAGAACGCCACCCAGATCCCCCTGCTGATCTCCTTCAGGGACGCGGACGGCACCCTGTACACGCAGTCGACCACCGTTTCGCTCGACAAGGCGGGAGGATACGTCCAGAAAAAGGCCCCTGAGGGCGCGGAGAACGCGGAGTCCGGTCTCCCCCTGCCTGTCATCGCCATCCTCGGCGTGCTCGCCGTCCTCGCCTGCGGACTGATCGTGAAGAAGACCGGTCTGGTCGACGACCTGAGGAACTCGCGGAGGCCATGA
- a CDS encoding thiamine pyrophosphate-dependent enzyme, which yields MTWITRAKNTWCPGCGNFAIEHALKDVLTDLAEEGRRAEDFVLVSGIGCHAKIADYLAVNSFYAIHGRTLPVAAGIKLANPGLTVIACAGDGDAYAEGLDHLVFAAKRNQDITVIIHDNRVYGLTTGQYTPTSYEGFRGRSTPGGIRERPINPVALMLASGATFVARTYTRKRDHLREVLTAAVLHRGFSFVDVLQVCATYNNLTEYYDDRVYLLEGHDTADLTGAMGKAREWDYSTDAPIALGIFYEEEAPANPWTAMGGIGKDERERTIRTILKEKT from the coding sequence ATGACCTGGATCACCAGGGCGAAGAACACCTGGTGCCCGGGTTGCGGGAACTTCGCCATCGAACACGCCCTCAAGGACGTCCTCACCGACCTCGCAGAGGAGGGGAGGCGGGCCGAGGACTTCGTGCTCGTCAGCGGCATCGGCTGCCATGCCAAGATCGCCGACTACCTCGCGGTCAACAGTTTCTATGCCATCCACGGCCGGACCCTCCCGGTGGCGGCCGGGATCAAACTTGCAAACCCCGGCCTCACCGTCATCGCCTGCGCGGGCGACGGCGACGCCTATGCTGAAGGGCTCGACCACCTTGTCTTTGCGGCGAAGAGAAACCAGGACATCACCGTCATCATCCACGACAACCGGGTCTACGGCCTGACCACCGGCCAGTACACCCCGACCTCGTACGAGGGTTTCAGGGGACGTTCGACGCCCGGCGGCATCAGGGAGAGGCCGATCAACCCGGTCGCACTGATGCTCGCATCGGGAGCAACCTTCGTCGCCCGGACATACACGCGGAAGAGGGACCACCTCAGGGAGGTGCTGACGGCGGCGGTCCTCCACCGTGGCTTCTCCTTCGTGGACGTGCTCCAGGTCTGCGCCACCTACAACAACCTGACGGAGTACTACGACGACCGGGTCTACCTCCTCGAAGGGCACGATACCGCCGACCTGACAGGGGCGATGGGCAAGGCAAGAGAATGGGACTACTCGACCGACGCACCCATCGCCCTCGGCATCTTCTACGAGGAGGAGGCCCCGGCAAATCCCTGGACCGCAATGGGCGGGATCGGGAAGGATGAACGGGAACGCACGATCAGGACCATCCTCAAGGAGAAGACATAG
- a CDS encoding ABC transporter ATP-binding protein has product MDEEAVISLRDVTKIYPLAAGDVTSLDHVSLSIPKGDFVAIMGPSGSGKSTLLNQIGCLDTPTAGDVIINGVNTKDLSDDALTELRRDSIGFIFQKFNLIPVLSAQENVEYPYIVKNRRRDDGGGAAALLERVGIDAGHAAHTPNELSGGQQQRVAIARSLINDPAILLCDEPTGNLDSTTSVQIMELLTELNQSGKTIVMVTHDPSTATYANRVIRIRDGRIEES; this is encoded by the coding sequence ATGGACGAGGAGGCGGTCATCAGCCTCAGGGACGTCACGAAGATCTATCCCCTGGCTGCAGGGGACGTCACATCTCTCGACCATGTCTCCCTGTCGATACCGAAGGGAGACTTCGTGGCGATCATGGGGCCGTCGGGTTCGGGCAAGTCGACTCTCCTGAACCAGATCGGCTGTCTTGACACCCCGACCGCCGGGGACGTCATCATCAACGGAGTGAACACGAAGGATCTCTCCGACGATGCCCTTACCGAACTGCGGCGTGACTCCATCGGGTTCATCTTCCAGAAGTTCAACCTCATCCCGGTCCTTTCGGCACAGGAGAACGTGGAATATCCCTATATCGTCAAGAACCGGCGGCGCGACGACGGCGGGGGGGCTGCCGCCCTCCTGGAACGCGTGGGGATCGACGCAGGCCATGCCGCCCATACCCCGAACGAACTCTCGGGCGGACAGCAGCAGCGGGTGGCGATCGCCCGGTCCCTCATCAACGACCCGGCGATCCTCCTCTGCGACGAACCGACCGGCAATCTGGACTCGACGACCAGCGTGCAGATCATGGAACTTCTTACTGAACTGAACCAGAGCGGGAAGACCATTGTGATGGTCACCCACGACCCTTCCACGGCGACCTATGCCAACAGGGTGATCAGGATCAGGGACGGGAGGATTGAGGAGTCATGA
- a CDS encoding DUF4013 domain-containing protein has protein sequence MSMDYSVLFMDAAEYTRGAFSGRWKDVLMLLVSLIIFPLIPVFFGHLARVMRGEKPAPSVEWSWRSYADGIKLLVIWFFYTLPAIVAGILLFGYVLVVYEMEGVKAIEPVLPEIIGGFLVVFVVYIFTALIANLAGVRFARERRFFAAFSVRTIWGLVDRIGFWDYVIAVVLVSAFMNAIIAVIALIPVDIVVFVLEVLAFIPLVVFQARYFSRVYDLAME, from the coding sequence ATGTCGATGGATTACAGTGTACTGTTCATGGACGCCGCGGAATACACGCGGGGTGCGTTCTCAGGCCGGTGGAAGGATGTGCTCATGCTGCTGGTCAGCCTCATCATCTTCCCGCTCATCCCGGTCTTCTTCGGGCATCTTGCGCGGGTCATGCGCGGGGAGAAGCCCGCGCCGTCGGTGGAGTGGTCGTGGCGGTCGTATGCGGACGGGATCAAGCTCCTCGTGATATGGTTCTTCTACACTCTCCCGGCGATTGTGGCCGGTATCCTGCTCTTTGGATACGTCCTCGTCGTGTACGAGATGGAGGGCGTGAAGGCGATCGAGCCCGTCCTCCCCGAGATCATCGGCGGTTTCCTTGTTGTCTTCGTCGTCTATATTTTCACGGCCCTGATAGCAAACCTTGCAGGTGTCAGGTTTGCACGGGAGCGGAGATTCTTTGCCGCATTTTCCGTCAGGACGATCTGGGGTCTGGTCGATCGCATAGGCTTCTGGGACTATGTCATCGCGGTGGTGCTCGTATCGGCCTTTATGAACGCGATCATTGCCGTCATCGCGCTCATCCCCGTGGACATTGTCGTCTTCGTCCTTGAAGTGCTGGCTTTCATCCCGCTGGTGGTCTTTCAGGCGCGGTATTTTTCCCGCGTCTACGACCTGGCGATGGAGTGA
- a CDS encoding helix-turn-helix transcriptional regulator, with protein MNNRLKVYRAMHDLTQEQLALELGVTRQTIIAIEKSKYDPSLDLAFKIARYFGVTIEDVFSPATPDGD; from the coding sequence ATGAATAACCGGCTCAAGGTGTACCGGGCGATGCACGACCTCACACAGGAGCAGCTGGCCCTGGAACTGGGGGTGACGAGGCAGACGATCATCGCCATCGAGAAGAGCAAATACGATCCCTCCCTCGATCTCGCCTTCAAGATCGCCCGCTATTTCGGCGTCACCATCGAGGACGTCTTCAGTCCGGCCACTCCTGACGGGGACTGA
- a CDS encoding ABC transporter permease, which translates to MIFTDIYMDLAKRNVRLHFLRSLLAVIGIVIGVFAITSMGIMGSALQVAVSGDLAEKGGQLSIYPSSSGMGVFGVSSEKKLITEQQLTKIKKASGKNPVVPYRSSYVTYSTKGKESYASIYSLAPDDLPRVVELEEGVMVRGGSRALVSSSIAKEHDLRVGSRVKIGEEGHEKSLLVAGILKDSGFGAGISTYNSIIVADRLYDELEGKANGYDQVLVMVRDINEIDSVKDAIEKSLNSRKKTVEIMDMRGLIESINSIIGTVSLVVTGIAGISLVVAAVSIFNVMMMSVNERIREIGILKSIGVKRGEISRMFLYEAAILGFIGSVIGGILSLLGGGVLILLVLQDISFFFSPPVLLNVVWGMLVGTGVCVLSGVYPAWKASKLSPIVALAAE; encoded by the coding sequence ATGATCTTCACCGATATCTACATGGACCTTGCAAAGAGGAACGTGCGCCTCCACTTCCTCCGCTCCCTTCTTGCGGTGATCGGGATCGTCATCGGCGTCTTTGCAATCACCTCGATGGGAATCATGGGCTCGGCTCTCCAGGTGGCGGTGAGTGGCGACCTCGCCGAGAAGGGCGGGCAGTTGAGTATCTACCCCTCTTCGTCAGGGATGGGCGTCTTCGGGGTCTCCTCGGAGAAGAAACTCATCACCGAGCAGCAACTCACGAAGATCAAGAAGGCGAGCGGGAAGAACCCGGTCGTCCCGTACCGTTCGAGTTATGTCACGTACTCGACAAAAGGGAAGGAGAGTTACGCCTCGATCTACAGCCTTGCGCCCGACGACCTCCCGCGGGTGGTTGAGCTCGAGGAGGGCGTGATGGTCAGGGGCGGGAGCCGCGCCCTTGTCTCGTCCTCAATCGCAAAGGAGCACGACCTCAGGGTCGGGAGCAGGGTGAAGATCGGCGAGGAGGGGCATGAGAAGAGTCTCCTTGTCGCCGGCATCCTGAAGGACAGCGGTTTCGGTGCCGGCATATCCACCTATAACTCGATCATCGTCGCCGACCGCCTGTACGACGAACTGGAGGGGAAGGCGAATGGCTATGACCAGGTGCTGGTCATGGTCAGGGACATCAACGAGATCGACAGCGTGAAGGACGCGATCGAGAAGAGCCTCAACAGCAGGAAGAAGACCGTGGAGATCATGGACATGCGGGGCCTGATCGAGTCGATCAACTCCATCATCGGCACGGTTTCCCTTGTGGTGACGGGCATTGCCGGGATCTCCCTTGTCGTCGCTGCGGTGAGCATCTTCAATGTGATGATGATGTCGGTGAATGAACGGATCCGGGAGATCGGCATCCTCAAGAGCATCGGTGTGAAAAGAGGCGAGATCAGCCGGATGTTCCTGTACGAGGCGGCGATCCTGGGCTTTATCGGTTCGGTGATCGGTGGCATCCTCAGTCTCCTCGGCGGCGGGGTGCTGATCCTGCTCGTCCTCCAGGACATCTCGTTCTTCTTCAGCCCCCCGGTCCTCCTCAATGTGGTCTGGGGCATGCTGGTGGGGACAGGGGTCTGCGTCCTCTCGGGCGTGTACCCCGCCTGGAAGGCCTCGAAACTCTCCCCGATCGTGGCGCTGGCGGCCGAGTGA
- a CDS encoding response regulator — protein MGRRILVVDDDRPTLEMVSLLLERGGYEPVVSGNAAEALGIARVSRPDLVLLDVLMEPLDGWEFLDALMADPALSPIRVMLFTACPLVGGEYEKYRGPVVKVFQKPVYPPELMKALERFFP, from the coding sequence ATGGGGCGTAGGATCCTGGTCGTCGACGACGACCGCCCCACCCTTGAGATGGTCTCGCTCCTCCTGGAGCGGGGCGGGTACGAACCGGTCGTCTCAGGGAATGCTGCAGAAGCCCTCGGCATCGCCCGTGTCTCCCGGCCCGATCTTGTCCTCCTTGACGTTCTGATGGAACCTCTCGACGGATGGGAGTTTCTTGACGCACTCATGGCCGATCCCGCCCTCTCCCCTATTCGGGTGATGCTCTTCACCGCCTGCCCTCTTGTCGGGGGGGAATATGAAAAATATCGCGGACCTGTCGTGAAGGTCTTCCAGAAACCGGTGTACCCGCCTGAGTTGATGAAGGCGCTGGAGAGGTTTTTTCCATGA
- a CDS encoding DUF2178 domain-containing protein, with the protein MDRSRFFLCIALIALAEAAVFGAALVAGYDNLAELSFYVALLLMFVCRQRVKGVLWDERLERLDEQVALKTLRVALFLMLFFGAGFVVSGLLLQLERAVNDGFFLLSLSGGIILLYLIFWILAMKPYWSEGEDE; encoded by the coding sequence ATGGATCGAAGCCGTTTTTTCCTCTGTATTGCGCTGATCGCCCTTGCCGAGGCGGCTGTCTTCGGGGCAGCCCTGGTTGCTGGCTATGACAACCTTGCCGAGCTCTCCTTCTATGTCGCCCTCCTCCTGATGTTTGTCTGTCGGCAGCGGGTGAAAGGCGTGCTCTGGGACGAGCGTCTGGAGAGGCTCGACGAGCAGGTGGCCCTGAAGACCCTGCGGGTCGCTCTCTTCCTGATGCTCTTTTTCGGGGCTGGCTTCGTGGTCTCCGGTCTTCTGCTTCAGCTGGAGCGGGCCGTCAACGATGGGTTCTTCCTGCTCTCCCTCTCGGGCGGGATCATCCTTCTGTATCTGATTTTCTGGATCCTGGCGATGAAACCGTACTGGAGCGAGGGTGAGGATGAATAA
- a CDS encoding 2,5-diamino-6-(ribosylamino)-4(3H)-pyrimidinone 5'-phosphate reductase codes for MRPYVFVNLAMSADGKISTRERRQVKISGTTDFQRVDRIKAGADGIMVGIGTILSDNPSLTVKSADLRAARREGGRDEHPVRIIVDSAARTPPDADILMKGEGRRIVAVSASAPAERVSTLREKAEVIVTGEEGVDLGRLMDELGARGIGRLMVEGGGTLIWGLFRAGLVDELITYVGSIVIGGRDAPTPADGEGFVAEDAFPRLELASVEKIDDGVLLRWTVRKKE; via the coding sequence ATGCGTCCGTATGTCTTTGTCAACCTTGCAATGAGCGCCGACGGGAAGATCTCGACACGAGAACGGCGCCAGGTGAAGATCTCAGGTACAACCGATTTTCAGCGCGTCGACCGCATCAAGGCCGGTGCCGACGGCATCATGGTGGGGATCGGCACCATCCTCTCGGACAACCCATCCCTCACAGTCAAGTCTGCGGACCTGAGGGCCGCGCGCAGAGAGGGAGGGCGTGACGAACACCCGGTGCGGATCATCGTCGACTCGGCGGCACGGACGCCGCCTGACGCCGATATCCTCATGAAGGGGGAGGGGCGGAGGATCGTTGCGGTCTCTGCGTCCGCACCCGCAGAACGAGTCAGTACCCTCAGGGAGAAGGCAGAGGTGATCGTCACAGGTGAGGAGGGGGTCGACCTCGGGAGACTCATGGACGAACTCGGCGCCCGCGGCATCGGGCGGTTGATGGTCGAGGGAGGGGGGACACTCATCTGGGGACTCTTCAGGGCCGGTCTTGTCGACGAACTCATTACCTATGTCGGATCGATCGTCATCGGCGGCAGGGACGCACCGACACCTGCGGACGGGGAGGGTTTTGTCGCGGAGGACGCGTTCCCGCGCCTTGAACTTGCGAGTGTCGAAAAGATCGACGACGGCGTCCTGCTCAGGTGGACGGTCAGAAAAAAGGAGTGA
- a CDS encoding 2-oxoacid:acceptor oxidoreductase subunit alpha: MEEISILIGGRAGEGINIAGTVITRILSACGLRAYMYYDYPSLIKGGHNFSVIRAAEEEVRCHREKVDFLLAMDQETVRRHAGRLREGGEVIRDAGVVKGDGIGVDLDTIVTEERAPPITRNSAIIGAFCKACGIPWTTVEEVFARAVPKEQEANLRVARRGYDVSREVLRLPATGRKPLPTITGNDAVALGLLDAGMEGYVAYPMTPSSSILHTLAGLADRFGISVVHPENEIAVMLTALGAAYAGRRVAVGTSGGGFCLMTEGFSLAGMAEIPVLVVLAQRPGPSTGVPTYSAQGDLLFALSAGQGEFPRIVAAPGTPEEAWYWAGALMDLAWHFQTPAILLTDKNLGEGIFSFGETEKRPALESSLWDGTGEYGRYGAGTGGVSPIAFPGIAGAMVKVNSYAHDEAGITTEDGAIVARMAEKLQEKGTTAARVLEGYPCVTTAGDPGAETALLCWGSTAGVCTEVAESLGLRVVRPVVLSPFPEAQVKAALAGAGRIVAVEENVTGQLARLVSAHGIKADVVVGKYDGRPFALEELERRLQGVTA; encoded by the coding sequence ATGGAAGAGATCTCCATACTCATCGGGGGCAGGGCAGGGGAAGGCATCAATATCGCGGGGACTGTCATCACCCGGATCCTCTCGGCGTGCGGGTTGCGGGCGTACATGTACTACGACTACCCCTCTCTCATCAAGGGGGGACACAATTTCTCTGTCATCAGGGCGGCGGAGGAAGAGGTCCGCTGCCACAGGGAAAAGGTCGATTTCCTCCTTGCGATGGACCAGGAAACGGTGCGGCGCCATGCAGGCCGGCTCAGGGAGGGCGGCGAGGTCATCCGTGACGCGGGTGTCGTGAAGGGCGATGGGATCGGCGTGGACCTCGACACCATCGTGACAGAGGAGAGGGCCCCGCCGATCACCAGGAACTCCGCGATTATCGGGGCCTTCTGCAAGGCCTGCGGGATCCCCTGGACAACGGTCGAAGAGGTCTTCGCGCGGGCGGTCCCGAAAGAGCAGGAGGCGAACCTGCGGGTCGCACGCCGCGGCTACGATGTGTCACGGGAGGTGCTGCGCCTTCCCGCAACCGGCAGAAAACCTCTCCCGACGATCACCGGGAATGATGCGGTCGCCCTCGGCCTCCTCGACGCCGGCATGGAGGGGTACGTCGCCTACCCGATGACACCCTCGTCGAGCATCCTCCACACCCTCGCAGGGCTTGCCGACCGCTTCGGCATCAGCGTCGTCCACCCTGAAAACGAGATCGCGGTGATGCTCACGGCTCTCGGCGCCGCCTATGCCGGCCGGCGCGTGGCTGTCGGCACCTCGGGCGGCGGGTTCTGCCTCATGACAGAGGGCTTCTCCCTGGCAGGCATGGCCGAGATACCTGTGCTCGTCGTCCTCGCCCAGAGGCCTGGCCCGAGCACGGGGGTGCCGACGTACTCGGCCCAGGGGGACCTCCTCTTCGCCCTCTCGGCAGGGCAGGGCGAGTTCCCCCGGATCGTCGCAGCGCCGGGTACGCCCGAGGAGGCATGGTACTGGGCAGGGGCTCTCATGGACCTCGCCTGGCATTTCCAGACACCGGCAATTCTTCTCACCGACAAGAACCTCGGCGAGGGGATTTTCTCCTTCGGGGAGACAGAGAAAAGGCCGGCGCTGGAGTCATCCCTCTGGGACGGGACAGGGGAGTACGGGCGGTATGGGGCCGGGACAGGCGGGGTCTCCCCCATCGCCTTCCCCGGCATCGCGGGGGCGATGGTGAAGGTGAACAGTTATGCCCACGACGAAGCCGGGATCACCACCGAGGACGGGGCGATCGTGGCGCGGATGGCAGAAAAACTCCAGGAGAAAGGGACGACAGCCGCACGGGTGCTCGAAGGCTACCCCTGCGTGACGACCGCCGGCGACCCCGGCGCAGAGACCGCCCTCCTGTGCTGGGGCTCGACGGCAGGCGTCTGCACCGAGGTCGCAGAAAGCCTCGGCCTCAGGGTGGTCAGACCTGTCGTCCTCTCCCCTTTCCCCGAGGCGCAGGTGAAGGCCGCACTTGCCGGGGCCGGGCGGATCGTCGCGGTGGAGGAGAATGTCACCGGCCAGCTCGCCCGTCTTGTGTCCGCCCACGGCATCAAGGCCGATGTCGTCGTCGGGAAGTACGACGGCCGGCCTTTCGCCCTCGAAGAACTGGAGAGGCGTCTGCAGGGGGTGACCGCATGA
- a CDS encoding ferritin — MISHTMLEALNRQINRELYSAYLYLSMAAWFSAENLPGFANWMRVQVQEEQFHAMKFFDYCAARGGRLTMLPIEAPPNNWDSPLAVFEATYAHEQKVTKMIYDLVDIAAKERDHATSNLLRWYVDEQVEEEENDTEILGKLKRVGTDTNALLMLDKELGTRVFTPPATAGSSGQSAP, encoded by the coding sequence ATGATCTCGCACACGATGCTTGAGGCGCTGAACCGACAGATCAACCGGGAACTCTACTCGGCCTACCTTTACCTCTCGATGGCAGCCTGGTTCTCGGCTGAGAACCTGCCCGGCTTTGCGAACTGGATGCGGGTCCAGGTGCAGGAGGAACAGTTCCACGCGATGAAATTTTTCGATTACTGTGCTGCACGGGGAGGGAGATTGACGATGCTCCCGATCGAGGCGCCGCCAAACAACTGGGACTCCCCCCTCGCCGTCTTCGAGGCCACCTATGCCCATGAGCAGAAGGTGACGAAGATGATCTACGACCTCGTCGATATTGCCGCAAAAGAGAGGGATCACGCCACCTCCAACCTCCTGCGGTGGTACGTGGACGAGCAGGTCGAGGAAGAGGAGAACGACACCGAAATCCTGGGCAAATTGAAGAGGGTCGGCACCGACACGAACGCCCTTCTCATGCTCGACAAAGAACTCGGCACGAGGGTCTTCACGCCGCCGGCAACGGCCGGAAGCAGCGGTCAGAGCGCACCCTGA
- a CDS encoding Yip1 family protein: MDNDTSLINVLIAPNRFFGALGAGRERIGLPALIVFISALLAGAGAYLMASSMTIDVTDVDPVTMQMIAGTVAALVVVVGTLFAWAIGSLVIHGIVKLLGGTGSFRSTLSTVGYANLPQVFAGILTLAVFLIYHPDVNAIATAGPAALGAMAPAMAVTVIVGLVVLVWSVVIEAYGLLHAHDLPLGKALIAPAVMAIISMIFGLI, translated from the coding sequence ATGGATAATGACACTTCCCTGATAAACGTCCTCATCGCCCCGAACCGCTTTTTCGGGGCGCTGGGTGCAGGAAGGGAGAGAATCGGTCTCCCTGCATTGATCGTCTTCATCTCAGCGCTCCTTGCCGGAGCCGGAGCCTACCTCATGGCGTCTTCAATGACGATCGATGTCACCGACGTCGACCCGGTCACCATGCAGATGATCGCTGGCACCGTCGCCGCTCTTGTCGTGGTCGTCGGGACGCTCTTCGCCTGGGCGATCGGATCCCTCGTCATCCACGGGATCGTGAAACTCCTCGGCGGCACCGGGTCATTCAGGTCGACGCTCTCCACGGTCGGCTACGCAAACCTTCCGCAGGTCTTCGCAGGCATCCTGACACTCGCAGTCTTTCTCATCTACCACCCTGACGTCAACGCCATCGCCACGGCCGGGCCGGCGGCGCTCGGCGCGATGGCTCCGGCCATGGCCGTCACCGTCATCGTCGGTCTCGTCGTCCTGGTCTGGTCGGTCGTGATCGAGGCTTACGGACTTCTCCACGCCCATGACCTCCCCCTCGGGAAGGCCCTCATCGCCCCGGCAGTCATGGCGATCATCAGCATGATCTTTGGCCTCATCTGA
- a CDS encoding PAS domain-containing sensor histidine kinase, whose translation MISPWDLRRWLYLIGINGPLIGLLALIVIYSIVQTAGFAISYLYYVPLVIVATWYSNRSIWTAAALSSGYTAVTLFLAFGGYAVDPIVLFLFTMLYLWGMTAVTLFGARSGRIPGSILQKGPSFFFDAKSFQITRADPALAGILGLPVHEISGMSLASLWEDRTDLKAFCGVLERGVAVLHYETFFHDPSGRPVPVLLSCVPGMHEHRCSVLDVASLKAFRDARSAGEAAVRRCAAEVERRQDFVTTAAHELRTPLQPVYGYLYLLLEDRQKYGLDDEVCRILGICMENISREKNAVNRMLELSLIEGGKVRCERAPVDLAGIVGEVLACHDFGTDVSLSLRIPENTVIDADHDQFFIVLESLITNAVRYSEPPKVVEISYAEDGATRYVMVKDNGIGIEPGKIRTIFEPFYLVDGERTSRTFNRMGLGLSIAERYARLNGGEIRVESVPGEGSTFTIVLRQGSDHGA comes from the coding sequence ATGATCTCCCCCTGGGACCTGAGGCGGTGGCTGTACCTGATCGGGATCAATGGTCCGCTCATTGGCCTTCTTGCCCTTATCGTCATCTATTCGATCGTGCAAACCGCGGGGTTCGCTATTTCCTATCTCTACTATGTCCCTCTCGTGATCGTGGCAACCTGGTACTCGAACAGGTCGATATGGACTGCGGCTGCACTCTCATCAGGGTACACGGCAGTGACACTCTTCCTCGCTTTCGGCGGGTATGCCGTTGACCCGATCGTCCTCTTTCTTTTCACCATGCTCTATCTCTGGGGGATGACGGCCGTCACCCTCTTTGGCGCCAGGTCAGGCAGAATTCCAGGCTCGATCCTGCAAAAAGGCCCTTCCTTTTTTTTCGACGCAAAAAGTTTCCAGATCACCCGGGCCGATCCTGCCCTCGCCGGGATCCTGGGTCTGCCGGTTCACGAGATCTCAGGCATGTCTCTTGCCTCGCTCTGGGAAGACCGCACTGATCTGAAGGCCTTCTGCGGGGTGCTGGAGAGGGGGGTTGCGGTCCTCCACTACGAGACCTTTTTCCATGACCCTTCCGGACGACCGGTGCCTGTGCTCCTTTCCTGCGTTCCCGGTATGCACGAACACCGCTGTTCGGTCCTTGATGTTGCCTCCCTGAAGGCGTTCCGGGATGCACGTTCAGCCGGGGAGGCCGCGGTCAGGAGGTGTGCCGCAGAGGTCGAACGGCGGCAGGACTTTGTCACCACGGCGGCCCACGAACTCAGAACCCCTCTCCAACCGGTCTACGGCTACCTCTATCTCCTCCTTGAGGACAGGCAGAAGTACGGTCTCGATGACGAGGTCTGCCGTATCCTCGGGATCTGTATGGAGAATATCAGCCGCGAGAAGAATGCCGTGAACAGGATGCTGGAACTGAGCCTTATTGAGGGAGGAAAAGTGCGGTGCGAGCGTGCTCCTGTCGACCTTGCGGGTATTGTCGGCGAGGTGCTCGCCTGCCATGACTTTGGCACCGATGTGTCGCTATCCCTCAGGATCCCGGAGAATACGGTGATCGATGCGGACCATGACCAGTTCTTCATCGTTCTTGAGAGCCTCATCACCAATGCCGTCAGGTACAGCGAACCCCCGAAGGTCGTCGAGATCTCGTACGCCGAGGACGGTGCCACCCGGTATGTCATGGTGAAGGACAATGGTATCGGGATCGAGCCCGGGAAGATCAGGACAATATTCGAACCATTTTATCTTGTCGACGGGGAAAGGACGAGCCGGACCTTCAACAGGATGGGGCTCGGCCTTTCCATCGCCGAGAGATATGCCCGCCTGAACGGGGGGGAGATCCGGGTCGAGAGCGTGCCTGGTGAGGGGAGCACATTTACGATCGTCCTGCGGCAGGGAAGCGATCATGGGGCGTAG